A stretch of DNA from Shewanella sediminis HAW-EB3:
CTCTTCACTCAATGCGTAGTTCGCATGTAGCTTGAGACTATGGTTGAAAGAGTAGTAATCTCCTTGCGGCGTGACGACGTCATAGATGACTAACGTGTCGCTGGTGGAGTTTGCGAATAGGTAATCGCCGCCCAGAGTGAGCTTGTCTTCCAGTAGCCCTGTATAGGTGAATCCAGCGCCCAGGTTGATAAACTCATCTTCGATATCGGCGGACCAATCCGGGGCAGAGAAACTCTGGCTGCCAGTTTGATTGGAGTCGATCCACTGCTGACCGGCAAAGGCATAGCCAGACAGATGCACATCGAGCTGCAGCCCAAGGTTGATGTCATAGCCGTAATCTTCAGATCCGGTCAGACCCAGTTGAGTCTTGTCGTAATCATCTTTGGCGTAGCGGGCGGTCATATCCAGACTGAGCCACGAAGTCGGAGTGTGATTAAATTTGGCTTCGAAGGCGGTACGCTTTCTGTCAGCCAGGTAGTATTTCCGTAGCAAGGGGTTAGTTTCGGATGAGGTCAGTTCGCTGGTTTGATATTCGCTGCCGCCACGGTTATCCAGACTGGCCTTGAACTTAAGCTTGATATCATCCAATGCGCGGACGTTGAGCTTGGCCCATAGCACGTCATCATTTGTCTGCTCACGGTCGCCATGGCTGCGCTCCATCTCCTTGCGGTCGTAGCCGGCCTGCAGGCGATAGTCGCTGCTGAAGCGATAACTGGCATTAACCTTGAGACCGCGACGTTCGGTGTCTAAAGGAACATTTTGTTTAAATGCGCCCGTGATCCCGTTAACTTCATATTGAGCGAACTCCCATACCGAGCCCTTGTTGTCGCGCTTGCTGTAATCGACACTGCCGCCGAGTCTGAGCTTATTACTCAAAAGCGAGGTGACTGACAGCTTGCCGTCTAAAGTCTCGACCTCACCGTCCCAGTTTTGTATTGGATTACCGGACATCTGGATCAAATCATCGTCCTGGATCATCTTGCCTGACGCCAGACGACCGCTCATGACGGTGCGGCTCAACTGGTATTGACCCGACAGGCTAATTTGATGAGCTTCATTGTCAGGAGTCGGTGCAAAGACGTCATACAGGTAGGGGAGACTTAAGGCGCCGATATCGTTCTTATACTGACTCACGAAGTAATTGAGATCGGTAGCCCAGTTATCGCCTGACAGAGACAGCCCCGCGGTGAGGTTATCTGTGTTGGCATCGACAGGCAGACCGAAATTAACCGGACGGGGAGTGACAATGCTACTGCTCTGGTAACCGGTTTTATTCTCGTGGTCGTAACGTATATAAGCCTGATAGAAATCCCGGCCATAACTCAGACCCAAGCCAGCTTTGTTTCTCTGCAGGGAGAGCTCTTGGGTCTGAGTATGTTCGCTCGGGGTCAACACGCCATCTTTGTACCATAACTGGCTGCGTGCATCGCCTGACTGATAACTTGTCAGCTGCTGATAATCCGCAGTTATCTCATAGCGGCCGGATTTGCCCGCTTCAAGGTGAGCGAAGCCGTTATCCAGACCTAGCTGGTGTGCCTGGAACCTGGCCTTATAGCCTGCTCCGTTTCGGTAATTGAGGTCGGCATCCAAACTGGCATTAGCGCCGTCTTTGTCGGTACCGAAAGCATTGCCGGAGTGAATGTCGTCACTCTCAATATAGGCGGCATTGATACCGACTGTGCCGGTATAGCCATCGACTTGAGGGCAGCGCTTACACTGAAAGGTTTCCTGTTTAACTGTACTGGTATTGGCCCTGTTCACGCCAAAGTCAGCCGCCATTGCAGAGCCCGTTACCGCGCCCGATATAGCGAGAAGTGATAACGTGATGAGGTTAAATTTGAATCTCATTTGAATTACTCCTGATTAGCGCTGCAGCTTGCTGCCGGCTGGGTGGTTGGAGCCATGGATCTGGCTATGGCAGTTGAGACAGCTCTTACCGCCGCCAAAGGCGTCACTTCCACCTTGCTGTACGACACGACTTGCATGGCCATCATCCATATGGCATTGCTGACACAGCTGCGGCGCCCTGTGAGTAAGCATGGCTTCATTCACGCTGCCATGGGGGTTATGACAGTTGGCACAATTTTCAGTGACCGGTGCATGCTCCCATAAAACTGGGCCACGTTTCTCGCCATGACAGCTATAACAGGTGTCATTGACTGTGGTGTGGTTAAGTGCACTTTCACTCATCGATCCATGTGGGTTATGGCAATCGATACAGGTCATTTGATCCCATTTCATCGGATGGGATGAGCGCTTATTCATGTCTGATTTTTGCTGAGTGTGACAAGAGGTACAGGTGTCATTGACCGTGAGTTGGTCCATTACCGGATCTTTGTCGGTGTGGATATTATGACAATCGCTACAGGCCACCTCGTCTAAATTGTGGCTGCTGCTATGCCATGCCATCTGCTTAGGATCGTTATGGCATCCCAGGCAAACACTGTTCTGACTCTGAGCAGGCAGCTTGCTCTCTTTACCAAAGGCGATCATCGGTTCCTTGCCGCCCTTATTGTGTTTACCTAACGGTCCATGACAGGCTTCGCACTGCAGACCCGCCATGGGTGAATCCGGTTGGCTCGTGTTGCCATGTACTCCACCGAATATCGCCATGACCTTGTCATTTTTTTTATGACACATCAGGCAGGAATCGGCACCTTTCTTAGAATATTTACCCTGAGCAAATTTCTCCGCCAGTTTCTGCTCCAGTTGTTCACCAGTGAGTTGGTTCCAGGGGGCCGCCTGAACTGAGAGAGATAAGCACGCGAAAGCGAATATCCCACAAAGTAACTTAGTGATAATACATTTGTTCATCATCTTGGCCTTACGGTTAATTATTTTATAGTTTGGTAATGTTTGTGTTAATTGTTTTACATTTAAATTGTAGTTTGGATTGTTAAAAATGCGAAGCTATTACTTAAGGGGTATTGTGAAATGTGTGATTTTTAATTTAAAAATAATTTATGCGTGATCAAGATCTTTATTTAGGCTTGTCTTTTGTATGTTTGATTTGATGTTTGTGTAATCTCGGTGGTGGTTGAAAGTCATTGATTTTTAGCTCATTTTTATTTGAGCTTGAACCTGTTGTTATTATTTTTGTTCTACCATTTATATAAATGAGAATGTTTTCAATATAATTTCTTTTATGAATGTTTAGAATTGTTATTCATATATATTATTATTAAATCAATGCTCATTAATAGTTATTCATAACCCATTAATAAAATCAAATAAGTTTTCATGTTTATTCATAATTCAATTGATAATCATTATTGATTGAGTGTTTTTTTGCACTTTATTTGTATTTCATGATTTGTATTTTACTTATTGGTTTGAAATTTTATCTGTTGTTTTCTTTGGCTTTTATTAGCACATTCTAATTTGTATGGCGGGGGGAAGCTGTTTTCATCGTTGCAGTTCGCTGATCGAAGAGAGAGATTAGGGGGGGAGGGAGTTGGATGATATGACTCTCTATGATTGTTTGCACAGAGGTTATCGTCATTTGTCTCAGAGTTGTCGAAGGGGGCTTATCGGGCTTTCAATTATCTTGCAGCTTGTGGGGCTTCGGCTTTAAGAGGCTACTTTTTAAATGATATTATTTAGATAGCAACAGGTGCCATAAAGAGCCAAGCACCCCGGCAAGACTCTCTCCTGCAATACAACCTGCGGCGATGGCCAGCAGGAATCGTTGCGACCAGCGCGGTGCTAATCGTCTCAACCCCCAAGCTAATATTGCGCCGATAAATAGCATCATGCTGACTTGAGCAGGCAGTACAAATGCCAGGCCCATTGCTGACATGCTAGGTAGATACCTGTGCCACTTTTCTTGCACTATGAGCGGCAAAAGCTCATTAATGGTGGCAGCAACAATGCCGACAAACATGGCATATCTTGCCGATTGTGGTATTGCCTCTAACCCGTCGGTCAGGGCGATAGCAATGACCTTCCATGTGGCAACGCCAGGTGCCGGCCACTGTTCTGTCATCAGTTGCTCGGCGGGATTTGGAATAAGTAACATGAAGATCCCGGCGCTGGTCAGGCAGCCTACTAAGATCCCCATAGCCTGCGCGAATATCTGATGTCTGGGGTTGGTTCCCAATATATGCCCAGCTTTAAAATCATTGAGCAGATCCGTGGCCTGACCCGCAGCACCGCCTGCTACATTGGCTGTCATCAAGTTGGTCGTAACACTGCCAGGGCTAATTATCGAAAAGGAAAGTTGAGAGAGTTTTCCTAGCGCGCCGACTGGTGGAATACCCGTCTCGCCGACCACTTGTGCGGCAACGATGGCAAACAGGAAGGCGAGTGGTACAGCTAAAATTGCGGCAAACCAACTGATATCAAATAGCCACACCTGGAGAAAGACAATGACCGGGGTGATCGTGCCTAAAAGCAGAAACTCGGGTAAGCCCCACATAAGTGAGAGACGGTTTTTTCTATCCGACTTAAATAGGGTTATCGCCGTGGTTGTTAAAGCTGAGGCTAGCATCATGGCGACGCCAGGCCAGACTAACCAATCTATGATGTAACTGAACCAGTTACCATCTACTGGGCCCGCCTGTTCCCAGCCTTGGCCAAGAATATAGGGGCCTAGCCCAAGCCAGGCAATTAAGCAGCCAATAGAGAGGCTGATAGCCGCCCTTGTACCTATGATGGCTCCGAAGGCCAGTAGCATGTATGAGGGGTCGATAATAAACCCCAGATTTTTAGCGCTGATGCTAGTGCCTGCCATGGCATTTTGACCAGGAATTGAAAACCCTAAGGGAATCTTATAGCTCACCGGAATAAATATTCGATGGCTGATGGTGATCGCCATGGCAGACAGCAGAGCAATGATTCGGTGACGTGCAATGCGCCCACTACTGAACATATCGGTGATCACTTCGGCCGTTGCAATACCGGCAGGAAATCTGAGGCGTTCATTATTGAGCATAGCCGGGCGAATGGCGGAAGCGACGCAGATCCCGAGAAGGCTGATGGCTATCATCCAGATCACCATGGGCCAATATTCAAACTGAGTATCGGTGAGAATAAGGTAAGCGGGGATGGGAGCTACAAGCCCTGCCGATATCGTTGCTCCGGCAGCTGATGCTACTGTTTGCTGAATGTTTGTCTCACTTGGGTCCCAGGCTCTGCAACCTATGGTCGTTTCCACCGCTTTCCAGCTAACAAAACCAAGCAAGGAGGCCAGAACAGACATATTTATTGACCAGCCAATGCGAAGGGCCATATAGAGGTTGCACAATACCAGCAGACTTCCGAGTGTCATCCCTGTAAGGAGCGCTCGGATAGAAAGGGGCTGTGAAATGTTATTTGATGTTGGCATTGACACCGGAAATTAAATTTCTCTGTTAGTTGAGCATAGATGATGAGTGGATCGTGTCATATTCGAGTGGAATAAAACCCCGTTGCGTTCACAATACCTTGGCTTTATTTATGGATTGTGACTGATGTGGCGGCGAAAGTATGTTGATGTTTATGTACAAGTTACACACCTGTGTACATGGTTGTTAGCTTGTGTGAAAAATAGCGCATAAGATCACAGTCTATCTTATCTTGACTGGTTAACTATCTGTAGTTTGATACATTAGAAATGTATCAAATATAAGGCTAAATGAAGCAATGAGTAAACTAGAACGAGAGTCACGATTATTAGAGGTCGCAAGAGAGCTAATTCTTGAACATGGAATGATGTCGTTTAAGTTCACTGACATTGCTAAACGTGCGGAGGTGTCTCGAGCAACCTTATATAAATATTTTTCTGGTAAAGAAGATGTTTTAGTAAGCTTATTTGTCAGTGATGCAGGCAATACTTTGCAGATGTTACTAGATATTCAGGCCGATGAAATCTTAAACGATAGAGAGAAAATTTTACTCAGTTTATTGGCTCCTGTTGCGAGCTCAATGGAGGCGCTGAATCGTTCTGGTACGCTATTGCTCAGTGCTAATCCCGGTATATTTATGTTCGCTGGTGAAGCGCATCAAGCTAAGCTTGAGCAGATAGTTGCTCAGATCAGAGGGATCGTTTTAGAGTTTTGGGTTATACCTTTTAAACAAGGTCATATGAGAGTCACTCAAGAGCAACTGGAGGAGGTCATGGCATCGACATTTCCTTATCAAAGAGGATGCGTCACCATTCCTCAAAATGTCATGACTGTGGGTAAGCAGATCAATTACCCTCTGAAAAAAGTTTTCGAAAACCTATTAAAGTTAACAGAGGCATTAGATTGGTGTGAAGAGCATGCTAATGTCGATTATGAGAAAACTTTGATTGGTATAGGAAGGCACAAGAGAAACGAGATGATTGCATATTAGTAGTGTGCCTAAACGTAATATCACCACCTAGACTGATTTAAGCGAGACGTGTGATGATCAAGTTGCACGGACGTTTTCCAATAAAGCCATCAACCAACACGGTTTGCTTGAAAGGTCGTGATTGATAAAAGCGGAGCTTATGCCACGGCCTTAGGCACGAGCAATATACGCCTTCGGTTGTCATACTATTATGTTAGTCATACTATGCTAGTGAGCTTACTCTGTGGAACAGACTCTATGAGGGGATGAAGTAATGGGCACTTTACTGCAGCCTTCTTAATGACATAAACCACGATATTCTGTACGTCACCTCTCTTACTCCCCATCGTACACACCGCACTGCACATACAGACATGTATGAAGGACTCTATTTCTACATCAGCACTGTAAGCCTCTTCGATGTACTCTCGAGCCGAAGAGGATATATAGTTACTGACAGCCCCGATAGTGACTTGCCCGAAGACTCTTGGGTGTATATCAAGTGATTTGCTGATGTAATCCTCTATCCATCCCGCCACTTTACCTATCTTATATTGGAGCTTAATTGAGCCTACTACCCCCATAGGGTATGCTCTTTCACTATGATCCCATTAGACTCTACTAAGACGTCTAGATAATCTTTAAGTAATAATCCCCACCCTAAGTAGAAGTTTGTTTTAGCGTGCTCAATCGTTAGCTCTGCCACTCTATACGCCCAGGGGACAAGATGCTCGGTAACGATAGCTTTCAGCTCTAAACTCCTCTCTTCATCAAGCGCAAACTCCACCAGTCGGAGAACGAGTGATATGTGGTCGATAGGCTGGTTATCACCATCAATGGTATTGATCGCTATACCTAGAGCATCGATGCGCGCTTGAAGTTTCTGAGTACTTGGCCCACACAACAGGTTATCTTCACTAAGGTAGTATGAGCCCCATAATGGGACTTTCATCTTACCAGGACCAATAAACAGCTGATTGAAGTCGAGCAGCAGTTTAGGTAGTTGTTCACTCGTGTATTGCTTCATGTAATTGCTTATGAGTGCAACTCCTTCGCTGCGAGTGTTACTCTGAGTAAGCAGAGGGTAACACTCGCTGAAGTCATGTTCGTTATACATCTCAAGCACCTTATCGCAAGGGTCATGATACATATTGGCTGCTAGGATAGGGGTTATTTCAGCTAGTGCTTTGTTCATACTTAACTCCGAAACAAAAATAAAGGCGGCCAGAGGGCCACCTTAACTATAAAATCTACTTATCTAAGCTAGGCTCATATTGGTAGAACTCAAGCCCAGAGGTAGGACCGACGTTACACCAAGTTGACGTACCAAAGTATAGTTTGTCATCAATATCTACAACGTTACGGATACCGTTAGAGCACTGGTTACCGAAACCGTTAGTAGTAAGCTTACGTGCAGAACCATCAGCTTCAATCATAAGTAGATCGCCACCTGGAATAAACTCTGCGCCTAGACCGTTAGCATCCATCTCTGCTTTAGCGTAATCGTACATCCACATGGCTGGGTTATTAGCCATTTGCCTCTTCCACACAGGGTTCTGGAATACGATACCGTCGAATAACATGTACTCACCGGAATACGCTTCGAATAGTAGATCATGTAGTCCAGAGAACGCATCGAAGAATCCCCAGAATAACTTGCCGTCTTTTGCAATTGAGGTCCAAGAATATACGTTACCTGGATTACCCATACCCGCTTCGCCATGAGTAGGCTTCTTACCTAGTAAGTTTGGTGTAGTCTTCCAACCGTTACCGTCGTTAACCTCCATAGTCTCGTAGCCGTATAGCAACTCTACCTTAGAGGTGTCGCCAGCGCTTACCGCATCGATATTTTTAAGGTCAATACGGAAGATTGAGGTAGCACGCCATTCATTAATCATAAACAGTTTATGATCAGTAGCCTGAGCATCATTAGTTGTAGTAACGTCGGTTACCTTAGTCGCATCAGCTTCTCCGGCAGACTCTAGACCTGTTAACTCAGTGAATAGAGCAGGGTCTGCCTTAGCGAAGTGCTTATAAGCAGCATCTGTACCTTGGTGGTAAGTACCGAAGTACATGTAGCCGTCGTTAATAGCACTTGTTCCCCACTTAGCTCCCCAGCGACCTTTAGTGTCAGGGTCGTACTGATCCATACCGAATACTTCACGGAAAGTAAGCTGCTCATCTACTGTGTAGCCTGAGTTAGGGATAGGATCTGAGATCAGAATGACTGACTCTTTAAACTTATCACTACGTACGCCGTTTTTGTACACGAAAGGATGTGCTGAGGCTGACATGATCAGACGCTCAGTACCGTCGGTATGGGTGAATTGGCGCCAGTCACCGATCATACCGTACTGTACTCCGTCTGGAGTCTGTTCATTATCCAGTTGAGTCGAAACCTTGCTCCAGCCAGTAGTCGTCAGTGGGTCTGTACCCTTGATATTACCGCCAGCGAATGGATCGTCCTGAGTACCCACCCAACGAAGTAGCTGTGTCGGGCCGTCACCGTATTGAGTCATACCCGTTTCTGCACCGACGATAGTGTAGAACCCTGTCGTGCCGTCTGCATGTTCCAAAGTACGGAAGCGACGAGTGGTGTCACCTACGATATCGCGGTAGCCTACGAATGAACGCTCCTTAGCATTGAATACGAATAGACGTAGGCGACCTTTATCTTCTGTAGTCTTCCAGTGTCCAGCGACGAATACTAGGTCACCGGCAGTACCCGCGGCGCGGAAGCCATAGGTATTATTGATAGGCTTGAACGCTTCAGTAAACTGAGGACCACCTGATGTCAGCATGCTCTCATGAATCACTTCCTTTGCACCGGTACGGAAGTTGTAGATGAAGATCTGTGATGGAGTACCGGTAGTACCGGGAACTGAGCAGCCTGTCGTCTCACTCTCAAAGGTAGTCAACTCGATAGGCATGGCTATATTCTGGTACGGCCATACACACCACCCGTTCGAGATGGTACCCATCCATAACTCTTCGCCATTGGCTGCTGAATTATAAACAGTGGTTCCCCAAGGGTAAGAGGCATTACGCATCTCTTTATAGCCAGCTGGCATTGTATTTTCCCAGTCACGCAGTGGGTCGTACTCGTTACTAGGGCTGGTGGCACTGTAAAAGGCGCCATCGATAATAGTACGACCAGCATGTACGAATGGACCGTCTACAGCTGGCGGTTCAACTGGATCTGTAGGATCTGTTGGTGTTGTAGGGCACTGCTCTGGAGCAGAAACGGTATCGCCATTTTCACAGACATAGACTGTTTCTGAATCATCATCAGAACAGCCAGTTACCATAGCACCTGCTAAAAGGACTGCTACAAGAGAAAGTTTAGTATTCATGTTATACCTCGTTTGGATTTACTACAGAACCGGCACCTGAACCTACAGGCTGACCGTCTGGGTGAACTCTAAGAATTAAATTTGGTTTTGTGATACTTGCTGACGGTAGTGGGGCGATCTCCGCCGTATCGCCGTATTTGGCACGCAACTCATCGATAGGACCGAAGTCCAATGCTCGATGGATACAGCTATCAACACACATAGGCTGTTTTCCGGCATTAAGCCTGTCGATACAGGCGTCACACTTAGTCATCTTGCCCCGTGCTTCATCAAGCTGGGGCGCGTCGTAAGGACACGCCTGTTCGCAAGATGAACAACCGATACAGATGTCGTCATGAATCATGACTAGTCCGTCTTCGGAGCGCTTATGCATAGCGCCTGTCGGACAGGCCTTTGTACATGCAGGGGTGTCACAATGGTTGCAAGATATCGACGTGTAATAGGCAAATACCGATTGGGAGAACACACCATTGCCATTATCCGTACAGCTGCCACCCGCGTATTCATATACGCGGCGGAAGTTGCGTCCCACATTTAAGTCATTCTTATCTTTACAGGAGACCATACAGGCCTTACAGCCTGAACATATCGATGTATCAACATAGAATCCTAATTGCATATCTTATCTCCTATGCCGAGTACACTCTGACTCGGTTAGTATTAGAGCGGAATGACTTCGCAACCGGGCTAGGCTTACTATCAGTCAACGTATTTGCACAGCCACCCACATCGATGTCACCTTTCATACGGCGCCATTGACCCTGTGGCATAGCAACTACACCAGGGACGATACGTGGTGTTACACGAGCGGTTATTTCGAGCTTTCCTCTGCGGCTCTCTACAATGACCTTCTGACCATTGATTACGCCCGCAGCACCTGCATCTATTGGGTTTAGCCACAGATGATGCTCTAGCACTTCATTGAGCCATGGGGTACTGGCGTGAATGCTGTGTGCGCTATGTTTGCCGTGGTAGTTAATGCACTGTAATGGGAACTCTGAAGCCGTTGCATCTTCATAGGACTCGTCGCAAGCAAAATATACTGGCAGTGGGTTGATCTCGTCGGTACCCTCTGCTTGAGTCTGCTTACCCTCGAAATATTGAGAGTAAATTTCAACCTTGCCGCTTGGTGTTCCAAGAGGGCTTGCTATTGGGTCAGTGATGAAGTCGCGAATTTTACCGACGTTAGGGTGCTCACCAGCAGGGCGGCGCTGAGGTCCGAAGCTGACAAACTCTTCAAACGTATCACCTTGAATCCATGGGTTACTTTTCTTAAATTCGGCAAAAACCTTACGGACTTGATCTAAGTAGGTCATTCCACCATTGGTGAACTTACTACCTATACCCAGTTGATTGGCGATCATGTGGCAGATGTCATATGCAGGCTTACATTCAAACATAGGGTCAACAGCTGGTGTGATCCCGTAGGCATACATGAGTGAACCACAATCCATCTTGTTGTAGCTTTGGATTACGTCAT
This window harbors:
- a CDS encoding TetR/AcrR family transcriptional regulator, coding for MSKLERESRLLEVARELILEHGMMSFKFTDIAKRAEVSRATLYKYFSGKEDVLVSLFVSDAGNTLQMLLDIQADEILNDREKILLSLLAPVASSMEALNRSGTLLLSANPGIFMFAGEAHQAKLEQIVAQIRGIVLEFWVIPFKQGHMRVTQEQLEEVMASTFPYQRGCVTIPQNVMTVGKQINYPLKKVFENLLKLTEALDWCEEHANVDYEKTLIGIGRHKRNEMIAY
- a CDS encoding DmsE family decaheme c-type cytochrome gives rise to the protein MMNKCIITKLLCGIFAFACLSLSVQAAPWNQLTGEQLEQKLAEKFAQGKYSKKGADSCLMCHKKNDKVMAIFGGVHGNTSQPDSPMAGLQCEACHGPLGKHNKGGKEPMIAFGKESKLPAQSQNSVCLGCHNDPKQMAWHSSSHNLDEVACSDCHNIHTDKDPVMDQLTVNDTCTSCHTQQKSDMNKRSSHPMKWDQMTCIDCHNPHGSMSESALNHTTVNDTCYSCHGEKRGPVLWEHAPVTENCANCHNPHGSVNEAMLTHRAPQLCQQCHMDDGHASRVVQQGGSDAFGGGKSCLNCHSQIHGSNHPAGSKLQR
- a CDS encoding OPT/YSL family transporter, whose protein sequence is MPTSNNISQPLSIRALLTGMTLGSLLVLCNLYMALRIGWSINMSVLASLLGFVSWKAVETTIGCRAWDPSETNIQQTVASAAGATISAGLVAPIPAYLILTDTQFEYWPMVIWMIAISLLGICVASAIRPAMLNNERLRFPAGIATAEVITDMFSSGRIARHRIIALLSAMAITISHRIFIPVSYKIPLGFSIPGQNAMAGTSISAKNLGFIIDPSYMLLAFGAIIGTRAAISLSIGCLIAWLGLGPYILGQGWEQAGPVDGNWFSYIIDWLVWPGVAMMLASALTTTAITLFKSDRKNRLSLMWGLPEFLLLGTITPVIVFLQVWLFDISWFAAILAVPLAFLFAIVAAQVVGETGIPPVGALGKLSQLSFSIISPGSVTTNLMTANVAGGAAGQATDLLNDFKAGHILGTNPRHQIFAQAMGILVGCLTSAGIFMLLIPNPAEQLMTEQWPAPGVATWKVIAIALTDGLEAIPQSARYAMFVGIVAATINELLPLIVQEKWHRYLPSMSAMGLAFVLPAQVSMMLFIGAILAWGLRRLAPRWSQRFLLAIAAGCIAGESLAGVLGSLWHLLLSK
- a CDS encoding DMSO/selenate family reductase complex B subunit, producing the protein MQLGFYVDTSICSGCKACMVSCKDKNDLNVGRNFRRVYEYAGGSCTDNGNGVFSQSVFAYYTSISCNHCDTPACTKACPTGAMHKRSEDGLVMIHDDICIGCSSCEQACPYDAPQLDEARGKMTKCDACIDRLNAGKQPMCVDSCIHRALDFGPIDELRAKYGDTAEIAPLPSASITKPNLILRVHPDGQPVGSGAGSVVNPNEV
- a CDS encoding TorD/DmsD family molecular chaperone, giving the protein MNKALAEITPILAANMYHDPCDKVLEMYNEHDFSECYPLLTQSNTRSEGVALISNYMKQYTSEQLPKLLLDFNQLFIGPGKMKVPLWGSYYLSEDNLLCGPSTQKLQARIDALGIAINTIDGDNQPIDHISLVLRLVEFALDEERSLELKAIVTEHLVPWAYRVAELTIEHAKTNFYLGWGLLLKDYLDVLVESNGIIVKEHTLWG
- a CDS encoding MtrB/PioB family decaheme-associated outer membrane protein, which codes for MRFKFNLITLSLLAISGAVTGSAMAADFGVNRANTSTVKQETFQCKRCPQVDGYTGTVGINAAYIESDDIHSGNAFGTDKDGANASLDADLNYRNGAGYKARFQAHQLGLDNGFAHLEAGKSGRYEITADYQQLTSYQSGDARSQLWYKDGVLTPSEHTQTQELSLQRNKAGLGLSYGRDFYQAYIRYDHENKTGYQSSSIVTPRPVNFGLPVDANTDNLTAGLSLSGDNWATDLNYFVSQYKNDIGALSLPYLYDVFAPTPDNEAHQISLSGQYQLSRTVMSGRLASGKMIQDDDLIQMSGNPIQNWDGEVETLDGKLSVTSLLSNKLRLGGSVDYSKRDNKGSVWEFAQYEVNGITGAFKQNVPLDTERRGLKVNASYRFSSDYRLQAGYDRKEMERSHGDREQTNDDVLWAKLNVRALDDIKLKFKASLDNRGGSEYQTSELTSSETNPLLRKYYLADRKRTAFEAKFNHTPTSWLSLDMTARYAKDDYDKTQLGLTGSEDYGYDINLGLQLDVHLSGYAFAGQQWIDSNQTGSQSFSAPDWSADIEDEFINLGAGFTYTGLLEDKLTLGGDYLFANSTSDTLVIYDVVTPQGDYYSFNHSLKLHANYALSEEMALKLAYQYERYYDTDYAQIDVDTVPGLTTLGDLNHNYNAHQVMLSFSYQLR